GCCAGCCCGGCCGCCGCGTCGAGCGCGGCCCGGCCGTCCGGGGTGTCCACGTAGGCGACGCCGATCCGGCCGACACTGCCGGGTGCCGCCGGGCAGCCGGACGGGGTGACCGCGACCGGGCAGACGCTGCCGGCCAGCAGCCGCTCGGCGGTGCTGCCCGCGAAGATCCGGGCGGCCGGCGCGGCGGCCCCGGAGCCGACCACCAGCAGCGCCGCGCCGGACTGCTCGGCCAGGTCGTGCAGGCCGTGCGCGGGCGAGCTGGACGCGACGATCCGGTAGTCCACGCCCGGCGGGTCGTCCAGGGTGGAGCGGGCCTCGGCCAGCACCCGTTCGGCTGCCTGGTGCCGGTCGGCGATCCACTCGGCGTCGACCCGGCCGGAGCCGATCGCCGACGGGGCCGGATGCACGACCGCCACGACGAGCGGCGCTTGGTACGCCTCGGCGAGCCAGCGCCCGAGGGCCAGCGCGTCGGCGGTGCCCGGGCTGTGGTCGGCGCCGACGATGACGGGCGCGGTCATGACTCGGCCTCCTGCCGCAGCCGGGAGTGCCGGTAGCCGTAGAGCGCGTAGATGATCAGCCCGGCCGCCAGCCACACCACGAACCGGATCCAGGTGTCCAGCGGCAGGTCGGACATCAGGTAGACGGCGAACGCCACGCCGATCAGCGGCAGCACCGGCGACCACGGCACCCGGTAGGGCCGCGGCATCTCCGGCCGGGTCCGGCGCAGGATGATCACCCCGATGTTGACCAGAACGAACGCGAACAGCGTGCCGATGTTGACCAGTTCCACGATCTTGCCGAGCGGGACCAGCGCGGCCAGGATCGCGATCAGGACGCCGAGCAGGAAGGTCAGCCGGGCCGGAGTGCCGTAGCGCGGGTGGACGGTGGCCATCTTGCGGGGGAGCAGGCCGTCGCGGCACATGGCGAAGAAGATTCGGGTCTGTCCGTAGAAGATCACGATGACCACGCTGGTGATCGCGATGACCGCGCCCAGCGCCAGGATCCCGGCCGCCCAGCTCATCCCGGCGCCCTGGTCGAGGGCGGCCGCGAGGGGCGCGTCGCTGTCCTTCATCTGGTCGGGGCTGGCGATGCCGAGCGCGCCGACGGTGGTGAGCACGTAGAACACCGTGCAGATGGCGAGCGAGCCGAGGATCGCCCAGGGCAGGTCGCGGGACGGGTTGCGGGCCTCCTCGCTGCCGGTGGAGACCGCGTCGAACCCGATGTAGGCGAAGAAGATGATCGCCGCGGCCGCGGTTATCCCGTCCACGCCGGCCGGGGCGAACGGGTGGAAGTTGCCGGTCCCGAAATTCGCGAACGCCACCACGATGAAGAAGACCAGCACGACCAGCTTGATGACGACCATCACCAGGTTGACCCGGGCGCTCTCGGTCACACCGCGGACCAGCAGGAACGTGATGGCCAGGACCACGAAGACAGCGGGCAGGTTGAAGATGCCGCCGTCCTCCGGGGACTTGGCGATGGCGTCCGGCAGGCTGTAGCCGAACGCCGCGTCCAGGAACGCGTTCAGGTTGCCGCCCCAGCCGATCGCGATGCCGGCCACCGAGACGCCGTACTCCAGGATCAGGTCCCAGCCGATGATCCAGGCGACGATCTCACCCAGGGTGGCGTACGTGTAGGTGTACGCGCTGCCGGAGACGGGGATCGACGAGGCCAGCTCGGCGTAGGACAGTGCCGAGAACGCGCAGGCCACGGCCGCCAGCACGAACGACAGGATGACGGCTGGCCCGGCGATCCCGGAACCCTTGCCGATCACCACGAAGATTCCGGTCCCGATGATCGCGCCGACCCCCATCGCGGTCAGCTGGGTGACTCCGACCGCCTTCTTGAGCTCGGTGCCCTGCTCGGTCGTCTCGTGGATCAGCGATCCGACATCCCGGATCGCGAACAGTCCGGATCTGGCCATGCTGCGCCCCCTTCCGCTGCGTCAGGCTCACCGTCATCCCGCGTTCACCCCGCCCGCAAGCGGGCCGGGGAGACGATCAGCGCGATGTGGGAAGTTCGGTTCCCCCGCTTGCCTCCCGGCAGACCGGGTGGATGAAAAAACCTTTGGCGTACGGGTTGTGCGCCGTCCCGGATAAACCGCGCGGCAGCCTGCGAGGGGTACGTCAGGGCGGGTACGGTGGGTAGATCGGGCAAATCGCCCGACTCGTTATTTTCCGTGGAGCGGGGACGCGATGGGCGAGGCCGTGATGACGACACGGCGGCAGGCCGACGGCGCCACCGTCGTCGATGTGCGAGGCAGCCTCGACGCGGCCACCGTCGAGTCCCTGCGCGACGTGCTGCTGGACACCGTCCAGCGCGACCGACCCACCGCGATGATCGTCGACCTGACCTACGTCACCTTCATGGACTCGGTGGGCATCGGCGCCCTGGTGGCCGGCCAGCGCGCCGCCCGCGACATCGGCGCCCGCTTCCAGCTGCGCAACCCCAGCGAGTTCGTGCACCGCCAGCTCCGGGTGACCGGCCTGGCCGACCTGCTGGGCTGCATCTAGCCGTCTTCGGCTGTTCCTGAGGACCATCCGCGCTGCCGCGAGGTCGCTGTCCTTCTTGCGGATTTTCATTTTGTACGACTGGCAGCCCTGTGGCAGTCGGCTCGCGAGGCCCCGGCCCGCT
Above is a genomic segment from Actinoplanes ianthinogenes containing:
- a CDS encoding universal stress protein; this encodes MTAPVIVGADHSPGTADALALGRWLAEAYQAPLVVAVVHPAPSAIGSGRVDAEWIADRHQAAERVLAEARSTLDDPPGVDYRIVASSSPAHGLHDLAEQSGAALLVVGSGAAAPAARIFAGSTAERLLAGSVCPVAVTPSGCPAAPGSVGRIGVAYVDTPDGRAALDAAAGLARRTGSPLLLVTVVAGGDAALPFLIGDDAERAFLDTARETYEEALRKAAASVPDVTVEWELRSGDVVEELAALTGLDVLFCGSRGYGPARRVLLGGVSGRMLRRAGLPLVVVPRA
- a CDS encoding amino acid permease encodes the protein MARSGLFAIRDVGSLIHETTEQGTELKKAVGVTQLTAMGVGAIIGTGIFVVIGKGSGIAGPAVILSFVLAAVACAFSALSYAELASSIPVSGSAYTYTYATLGEIVAWIIGWDLILEYGVSVAGIAIGWGGNLNAFLDAAFGYSLPDAIAKSPEDGGIFNLPAVFVVLAITFLLVRGVTESARVNLVMVVIKLVVLVFFIVVAFANFGTGNFHPFAPAGVDGITAAAAIIFFAYIGFDAVSTGSEEARNPSRDLPWAILGSLAICTVFYVLTTVGALGIASPDQMKDSDAPLAAALDQGAGMSWAAGILALGAVIAITSVVIVIFYGQTRIFFAMCRDGLLPRKMATVHPRYGTPARLTFLLGVLIAILAALVPLGKIVELVNIGTLFAFVLVNIGVIILRRTRPEMPRPYRVPWSPVLPLIGVAFAVYLMSDLPLDTWIRFVVWLAAGLIIYALYGYRHSRLRQEAES
- a CDS encoding STAS domain-containing protein, producing MTTRRQADGATVVDVRGSLDAATVESLRDVLLDTVQRDRPTAMIVDLTYVTFMDSVGIGALVAGQRAARDIGARFQLRNPSEFVHRQLRVTGLADLLGCI